One genomic segment of Zerene cesonia ecotype Mississippi chromosome 27, Zerene_cesonia_1.1, whole genome shotgun sequence includes these proteins:
- the LOC119837331 gene encoding uncharacterized protein LOC119837331 — MSQVESKVEAISEYIDTQYSGGDSNKMKLKQFYQEENNNDVDEITKDFSDMGCIVDTVKRPPNICVETCVYNDSDSDQDNEKTDNNGNDNDEVHYSDEFEEDDSEVEEIKAVSKSENNSTSQIKPIESVLKVSKSHSSVSSKPPSMSGRSGNSTGYGSISVPQTRRINMSFTNERLREIERHNHILLNKILCARNNRKSSIPPREMGREGERKPIPPAAVHRKNKQRQIDHDNMILLKKIQRAKSSACSIRR; from the exons ATGTCACAGGTCGAGAGCAAAGTAGAAGCTATTAGTGAATACATAGATACACAGTATTCAGGCGGGGACTCtaacaaaatgaaattgaaacagTTTTATCAGGAGGAAAATAACAACGACGTAGATGAAATAACAAAGGACTTTTCTGACATGGGATGTATTGTTGACACGGTAAAACGGCCACCGAATATATGTGTAGAGACGTGTGTGTATAACGATTCAGATTCTGACCAGGATAACGAAAAGACTGATAATAATGGTAACGATAATGATGAGGTACATTATTCAGATGAGTTTGAGGAAGATGACAGTGAAGTGGAAGAAATTAAGGCCGTTAGCAAATCGGAAAATAACAGCACAAGTCAGATTAAGCCAATTGAGTCAGTACTTAAAGTGTCCAAAAGTCATTCTTCTGTGTCTAGCAAGCCTCCCTCAATGTCTGGTAGATCTGGAAACTCAACAGGATATGg TTCAATATCCGTGCCGCAAACGCGCCGGATCAACATGTCGTTCACGAACGAGCGCCTGCGCGAGATCGAGCGGCACAATCACATACTGCTGAACAAGATACTGTGCGCGCGCAACAACAGGAAGTCGTCGATCCCCCCGCGGGAGATGGGCCGGGAGGGGGAGAGAAAGCCGATACCGCCGGCCGCCGTGCACCGCAAGAACAAGCAGAGACAGATTGATCATGATAATATG atattattaaagaagATCCAACGCGCCAAGTCGTCAGCGTGCAGCATTCGTCGTTGA